In Peptostreptococcus equinus, the DNA window CTATCATGGCTTCCAGTAATAAGCGATTATACAAGAAGAGCAGAAAAGCCCTTAAAGGCAACTACAACAAGTGTTATAGCCTATAATATAGTCAGTATTTGGATGTATGCCATAGGATTAGGTCTTGCAATATTCACTAAAGAAACAGATATAGCAATAATAATGTTGAAGGCTGGTTTTGGAATATTGGGACTAGCATTAATAGTATTCTCTACTGTTACTACAGCATTTTTAGATGCAATTTCTGCTGGATTTTCATTTGCGTCAATATCTTCAAAAATATCAGCAAAGATGATAGGAATTTTAACAGGAATAATAGGAATTATCTGTGCTGTATTGTTCCCAATGGATGATATAACTAATTTTCTATATTTTATAGGTTCTGTATTTGCACCCATGATAGCTATTTTGATAGTTGAATTTTATATATTAAAAAATCAAGAAATCAAAAATAGTTTCAATATAAGAAATATAGTTATATGGATAGTTGGATTTGTAATATACAGATATATGCTTGATAAAAATCTAAATATAGGAAGTTCATTGCCAGATATTTTAATCACGATGATACTTGCTTATTTAGTAGGTAAATTTGTTCCTTCAAAAAATTAATATAAGGAGTATTTTATGAATAAATTAATTGAAATTGAGAATGAAAAAAACAATAATAAAGTCAATAATTATACCAATCATAAAAAGATGATTATTGGAGGCTTATTAATAGGTATATCAGTTATCGGAAGCTTCATATCCTTTCCTATAATGGGGAGTAAATGTGCACCAGTTCAGCATATTGTAAATGTATTGGCTGCAGTGATTTTGGGTCCAGCTTATGCTGTAGCTATGGCTTTTATATCCAGTTTTTTGAGAAATATTATGGGATTAGGTTCCATACTAGCTTTTCCAGGTAGTATGATTGGAGCTTTGTTGGCAGGAATTGTATACAAAAAAACTAAAAATATATTAACAACTTGCGTGGGGGAAGCATTTGGTACAGGCATAATAGGAGGTCTTTGTGCATATCCAATAGCCCTATTGTTTATGGGAAAAGTAGCATCACAATTGGCATTTTATGTATACATCGTTCCATTTTTAGTATCTACTGTTGTAGGATCGATAATAGGTGGAGTAATAGCAATCTCTCTAAAAAAGACAGATATTATCTAGACTATAGCACAGACATAATATAACACATAAAAAATATTTATATAAATATTTTTTAAATAAAACAGCACTTATAAGTTTACAAACTTTTACAAATTTAAATTATTTGTACTTAGTGAAAAATATGAGTGCTGTTTTTTAAAATTTTTTATTAATTTTTAATTATATATATTTAATAGAGTTTTATAAGGTTATTTTAGTAGTGCTGATGCGATTTCTTTTGCCTTTTCTAAATCTTCTTCTCTTGGATTCCAATTTACTCTAATATTTTCATCCACTACCTCAAATCCAGCATCTTTTAAGCTTTTCTGAAGAACTTTCACACTTTCTCCGGACCATCCGTAGCAACCAAATGCTGCTGCTTTTTTGTTTTGGAACTTCAATTCTTTTAAGAAATGTATCCAACCTGATACGCTGCTGAGAATATCATTTCCAACTGTAGGAGAGCCAAGTGCTATGGATTTTGATTTGAACACCTCTGTCATTATTTCATTTTTATCATACTTTGAAATATTGAAAGTTTTTACTCTAGTGTTTGGCGATTGCACAGCTATTTCGGATGCAATCCTTCTGGCTATTTGAGCTGTACCCTCCCACATTGTATCGTAGATAACTGTTACCTGATCTTCTTGATAAGAAGCAGCCCACTTGGCATATAATTCTACTATCTGAAGAGGATTTTCTCTCCAGATTACGCCATGGCTAGGAGCAATAATATCAATAGGAAGATTTAGAGCAACAATTTCATCGATTTTCTTTGAAACTAGTTTAGAAAATGGATTTAAAATATTGGCATAATATTTCATAGCTTCTTTGAATAATAGGCATTGATCTGCTTTGTCATTGAATAATTCTTCTGCTGCAAAGTGTTGACCAAAAGCATCATTTGAGAATAAAATGTTATCTCCAGTCATATATGTAGCCATTGAATCTGGCCAGTGAAGCATCTTCATTTCAACAAAAATCAATTCTTTTCCATTACCTATATCTAGTTTATCCCCAGTCTTAACTACATTGAAATTCCATTTTTTATGGTATTGTCCTGTTAAGCTTTTTACTGCATTTGCGGTACAATAGATAGGAGTATCAGGAATTTCTTCCATAAGTGCTGGAAGAGCACCTGAATGGTCAACTTCACCATGGTTTATAATGATATAGTCTATATCTTTCAAATTTATCTCTTGCTTTAAATTTTTTACAAATGTATCATCATGTGGCTTCCATACAGTGTCAATTAAAACATTTTTTCCTTCTTTAATTAGATAGGCGTTTTGGCTTGAACCATTCATAACGCTATAGTCATCTCCGTGGAAAGTTTCCAAATCCCAATCAATAAAACCTACCCAGTTTACATTGTTTTTTACTAATTTTTTCATAATAAATTCATCCTTTCTTAAATAAATTTTATCTTTGTTTTTGCCACTTTACCAACTAAAGTTTTATTATTTAATTGCTATTATTAATTTCAACGATACTTATTTACTTCTTTCTTTATCCTAATTAGATTCTAGCAAAATAATAAAAATAAAGATGTGATCTAAATCAATTTTCATAGAAAATATCAAATAATTTTTTACGGTTTATTATCTCTAATTTCTTTTGTCCAGTTCTTTTTATCACATTGTCTTTTTGCAAATCTCTAAGCTTCCTGCTAACAGTTTCTCTTCTTAAATTTGTGCTGGCAGCTATATCATCTACTGTGAGACTAATGGGCTTTCCATTTAATCTTTGATCTCTTTCAAGTATAAAAGTTACAATTCTTTTATATGCACTACTGGACATCAAAAGATTTATTTTGTCATTACTAGTAGTTAATTTCTTACATAATAGTTCGACGAAAGAAACGGCAAACTGACTATTTTCGTATACTAAATCTAATATTTGTTTTTTTGATATTTGGCAAAATTTACTATGACTTAGTGTTTCAACATTATAGTCAAATAATTCTTTTTGCATAAAAGAATCTTCGCCTATAGTATCTCCACTTATTAATATATCTAGAATATATTCCTTTCCTTCTGAATCAAACTTATTTAGTTTTACCTTACCCTCCCTTATTATTAGCATATGTTCAGCTTTTTGGCCTTCTCTTATAATGATTTGGTTTGCGTTGGCCTCAAAATGTGTAACATTAGAAACAATATGAGCTTGAACTTCCATTGGTAAATCTTTGAATAAATTTATAGAACTTGTACAGAAAGCAATTTTATTAGAACATGAATTACATGAGCATGACATATTATTTTCTCCTTTTTCAATTTACTATTCTTATGATTTACTTTCAAAATTATAGTATCGTAGTTGATACTTTTTTATAATTTAACTGACATTAACAATGTAGTATTAGATTAGTTTTTGAATTTATTATATTTTATATTATAGTATATATTTAAAGTTAGTTTTAGGCAATTTTTTAGATGATAATAAAATATTAAAAATAATCGTAAAACTTGGAAATTACATTTAAGACAAGCTTTTTAGAACATGAGTTTATATACTAAAAATTATGTATATGTTATACTAAAAGGTATAATTGAAATTTAAATAGGAGTGTTAGATGAAGTTAATTGCAGGAAGTAGAGGAAGCAGATTAGCCCTAGTTCAGACAAAATCTGTCATTAAAAAAATAAAAAGTATTTATCCGGATATTGATGTTGATATAAAAGTGATAAAGACTAAGGGAGATAAAATATTAGACAAGGCTTTAGACAAAATTGGAGATAAAGGTTTATTTGTATCAGAAATAGAAAGACAGCTACTTTCAAAAGATATAGATTTTGCTGTACATAGTCTAAAAGATATGCCATCACAATTAATGGAGGGATTAAAACTAACAAAATCTCCGAAAAGAGCAGACTCAAGAGATGTTATAATTTTGAATAGTAAATATGATAAACAAGAAGATATAATTGGATGGATAAGAAATTCTAAAAATATCAAAATAGGAACTTCAAGTAAGAGAAGATCTGCACAGCTTATGGAAATAAACTCTGATTTAGATATTGTACCCATTAGGGGAAATATAGATACTAGAATTGAAAAAATAGAAAAAGAAAATTTAGATGCTATAGTTTTAGCTGCAGCTGCTATGCAAAGACTAAATATAAGTGGAGAAAATATTTATTACTTTGATAAGGAAGAATTTATACCAGCACCAGCACAAGGTGCATTAGCTATTGAAATTAGAAAAGAAGATTCTAAATTAGAAGAAATATTTGAACAAATAAGTCATAAAAAGAGTAATTTTGAAATATCAGCAGAGAGAAGTTTTTTATATTCTATAAATGGATCATGTCATGTACCAGTTGGAGCTGTAACTATATGGAGAGAAAAATCTATTGAACTAAAAGCAATATTTGGTGATGAAGATATAACTAAATTAGAAATAGATAGCATATCAATAGAACTTGATAATGATTACTTAGAAAATAATTATGAAAAAATATATAATAATTTAGATTTGGCAGAAAAAATGGGTAGAGATTTGGCATCCAAATTGTCAAATAAATTTTAATTAATAGGTGATTATATGAAAAAATGTAATGTGTTTTTAGTTGGGGCAGGGCCTGGAGATAAGTCTCTATTAACAGTCAAGGCTTTGAATTTAATAAAAAGGGCCGATGTTATAATTTATGATAAATTAGTAGATAAAGATATTTTAAAAGATGTAAAAGAAAACTGTGAAATGATTTATGTAGGAAAAGATGCCTATAAACATACCATGAAACAAGAGGATATTAATGATTTAATATATCAAAAATCAAAAGAAAGTATGGTTGTGCGTTTAAAGGGAGGAGATCCTTATGTATTTGGAAGAGGTGGAGAAGAGGCTCTATATTTAGTAGATAAAGGTGTCAGTTTTGAAGTAGTCCCAGGCATATCATCCTCAATTGGTGGACTTACTTATGCAGGTATACCTATTACTCATAGAGGACTTTCTCAATCATTTCATGTGATAACAGGCAATGCTAGAAATAATCAAGAGACTGATACAGATTGGAAATCTCTTGCAAAAATTGAAGGAACGCTAGTATTTTTAATGGGTATTGGAAATATAGAAAAAATACAAGATAACCTAATAGCTAATGGAAAAAGTCCTGATGAAAAAGTGGCCTTTATTTCAATGGCGACTAGGTATAATCAGAAGACCTATACTTGCAAATTAAAAGAAGCTAAAAATTGTGTAAATTTAAATAACATTAAAGCACCCTCTTTAATTGTTATAGGAGAGGTGGTTGATTTACATGATAAATTAAACTTCTTTGAAAGTAGAGAATTATATGGAAAAACAGTGTTAGTGACAAGAACTAGGTCAAAAAACTCTGAGTATAGGCAAATCTTGGAAGAATATGGAGCTAGAGTATTTGAAGTTCCAACAATAAAGGTAGCTAAGAAAAAAGAATCAGAGGAGATTTTGATAAAATATTTAAAAAATAAAATCTATGATTATATAGCATTTACAAGTCATAACTCTGTTAAGTATTTTTTTGAAATCTTGCTTGATAAAAAATTTGATTTCAGAGAGTTGAGAGGAATAAAAATAGGAAGCATAGGTCCAGCAACAGAAAAAGAACTTAATAAATATGGGATTTTTTCAGACGTGATGCCTAAAAATTTTACAGGAAAAGATTTGGCTTTTGATATACATAAAGAGATTGAAGAGAATAAAATAAGAGATTGTAAAATATTATATCCATGCTCAGAA includes these proteins:
- the cytX gene encoding putative hydroxymethylpyrimidine transporter CytX encodes the protein MKENRVSVFNNGLIWFGAGVSIAEIITGTYFASLGFSRAMLAIVIGHIIGGFLMFLAGYMGAKTKLTSMETVKIGFGNKGGLIFALLNVVQLVGWTAIMIYDGALAANGIFSVGTWLWAIIIGGLIILWIVIGIENLGKINLVAMIGLFALTLVLSVLVFKGHNLNAGPSKDAMSFGAALELAVAMPLSWLPVISDYTRRAEKPLKATTTSVIAYNIVSIWMYAIGLGLAIFTKETDIAIIMLKAGFGILGLALIVFSTVTTAFLDAISAGFSFASISSKISAKMIGILTGIIGIICAVLFPMDDITNFLYFIGSVFAPMIAILIVEFYILKNQEIKNSFNIRNIVIWIVGFVIYRYMLDKNLNIGSSLPDILITMILAYLVGKFVPSKN
- the thiW gene encoding energy coupling factor transporter S component ThiW — translated: MNKLIEIENEKNNNKVNNYTNHKKMIIGGLLIGISVIGSFISFPIMGSKCAPVQHIVNVLAAVILGPAYAVAMAFISSFLRNIMGLGSILAFPGSMIGALLAGIVYKKTKNILTTCVGEAFGTGIIGGLCAYPIALLFMGKVASQLAFYVYIVPFLVSTVVGSIIGGVIAISLKKTDII
- a CDS encoding MBL fold metallo-hydrolase codes for the protein MKKLVKNNVNWVGFIDWDLETFHGDDYSVMNGSSQNAYLIKEGKNVLIDTVWKPHDDTFVKNLKQEINLKDIDYIIINHGEVDHSGALPALMEEIPDTPIYCTANAVKSLTGQYHKKWNFNVVKTGDKLDIGNGKELIFVEMKMLHWPDSMATYMTGDNILFSNDAFGQHFAAEELFNDKADQCLLFKEAMKYYANILNPFSKLVSKKIDEIVALNLPIDIIAPSHGVIWRENPLQIVELYAKWAASYQEDQVTVIYDTMWEGTAQIARRIASEIAVQSPNTRVKTFNISKYDKNEIMTEVFKSKSIALGSPTVGNDILSSVSGWIHFLKELKFQNKKAAAFGCYGWSGESVKVLQKSLKDAGFEVVDENIRVNWNPREEDLEKAKEIASALLK
- a CDS encoding Crp/Fnr family transcriptional regulator, which gives rise to MSCSCNSCSNKIAFCTSSINLFKDLPMEVQAHIVSNVTHFEANANQIIIREGQKAEHMLIIREGKVKLNKFDSEGKEYILDILISGDTIGEDSFMQKELFDYNVETLSHSKFCQISKKQILDLVYENSQFAVSFVELLCKKLTTSNDKINLLMSSSAYKRIVTFILERDQRLNGKPISLTVDDIAASTNLRRETVSRKLRDLQKDNVIKRTGQKKLEIINRKKLFDIFYEN
- the hemC gene encoding hydroxymethylbilane synthase, which produces MKLIAGSRGSRLALVQTKSVIKKIKSIYPDIDVDIKVIKTKGDKILDKALDKIGDKGLFVSEIERQLLSKDIDFAVHSLKDMPSQLMEGLKLTKSPKRADSRDVIILNSKYDKQEDIIGWIRNSKNIKIGTSSKRRSAQLMEINSDLDIVPIRGNIDTRIEKIEKENLDAIVLAAAAMQRLNISGENIYYFDKEEFIPAPAQGALAIEIRKEDSKLEEIFEQISHKKSNFEISAERSFLYSINGSCHVPVGAVTIWREKSIELKAIFGDEDITKLEIDSISIELDNDYLENNYEKIYNNLDLAEKMGRDLASKLSNKF
- the cobA gene encoding uroporphyrinogen-III C-methyltransferase, whose protein sequence is MKKCNVFLVGAGPGDKSLLTVKALNLIKRADVIIYDKLVDKDILKDVKENCEMIYVGKDAYKHTMKQEDINDLIYQKSKESMVVRLKGGDPYVFGRGGEEALYLVDKGVSFEVVPGISSSIGGLTYAGIPITHRGLSQSFHVITGNARNNQETDTDWKSLAKIEGTLVFLMGIGNIEKIQDNLIANGKSPDEKVAFISMATRYNQKTYTCKLKEAKNCVNLNNIKAPSLIVIGEVVDLHDKLNFFESRELYGKTVLVTRTRSKNSEYRQILEEYGARVFEVPTIKVAKKKESEEILIKYLKNKIYDYIAFTSHNSVKYFFEILLDKKFDFRELRGIKIGSIGPATEKELNKYGIFSDVMPKNFTGKDLAFDIHKEIEENKIRDCKILYPCSEISTDNFTSVFDCSVQIDRIEVYTNSVNTNSRDYLIDVLENENVDYISFTSSSTFTNLYEMLGKENESYLNNIKKVSIGDITSNTIKKAGFEIELQAQKASIESMVEKIIEDAKKDR